A genomic window from Gracilinanus agilis isolate LMUSP501 chromosome X, AgileGrace, whole genome shotgun sequence includes:
- the MAGT1 gene encoding magnesium transporter protein 1 gives MAVGWRVWCVPAVAALALALLFVACRFPSASAFRRKEMVLSEKVSQLMDWTSKRAVIRMNGDKFRRFVKGSPKNYSVIVMFTALEPHRQCLVCRQADEEFHILANSWRYSNAFTNKIFFAMVDFDDGSDVFQMLNMNSAPTFMNFPAKGKPKQSDTYELQVRGFSAEQIARWIADRTDVNIRIIRPANYAGPLMLGLLLAVIGGLVYLRRSNLDFLFNKTGWAFAALCFVLAMTSGQMWNHIRGPPYAHKNPHTGQVNYIHGSSQAQFVAETHIVLLFNGAVTLGIVLLCEAITSHMDIGKRKLMCAVGIVLVVVFFSWMLSVFKSKYHGYPYSLSDYAEHLKKSANGYLSVLGSVLFK, from the exons ATGGCTGTCGGTTGGCGAGTCTGGTGCGTGCCGGCGGTGGCGGCGCTGGCGTTGGCGCTGCTCTTCGTGGCTTGCCGCTTCCCCTCTGCCTCTGCCTTCCGCAGAAAGGAG ATGGTGTTGTCAGAAAAGGTTAGTCAACTGATGGACTGGACCAGCAAGAGAGCAGTGATAAGAATGAATGGAGATAAATTCCGTCGTTTTGTCAAGGGATCACCAAAAAACTACTCTGTGATTGTGATGTTTACGGCTCTTGAACCACATCGACAGTGTCTGGTGTGCCG GCAAGCTGATGAAGAATTCCATATTTTGGCCAACTCCTGGAGATACTCGAATGCCTTTACCAATAAGATATTTTTCGCTATGGTAGATTTCGATGATGGATCAGATGTATTTCAGATG CTAAACATGAATTCGGCTCCTACTTTCATGAACTTCCCTGCTAAAGGAAAGCCCAAACAGAGCGATACCTATGAATTACAAGTGCGGGGTTTTTCAGCTGAACAGATTGCCCGATGGATAGCCGACAGAACTGATGTCAAT atTCGAATAATTCGACCTGCAAATTATGCCGGCCCCCTCATGTTGGGATTGCTTTTGGCTGTTATCGGTGGTCTTGTGTATCTTCGAAGGAGCAacctagattttctttttaacaaaactGGATGGGCTTTTGCAGCTTTg tgttttgtgCTCGCAATGACGTCTGGACAGATGTGGAACCACATAAGAGGACCACCATATGCTCATAAGAATCCCCATACAGGACAGGTG aattATATCCATGGAAGCAGCCAGGCCCAGTTTGTTGCTGAAACACACATTGTCCTTCTGTTTA ATGGTGCTGTTACTCTGGGGATAGTGCTTTTGTGTGAAGCCATCACATCTCACATGGATATCGGAAAGAGAAAGC tAATGTGTGCTGTTGGCATTGTGCTCGTGGTGGTGTTCTTCAGTTGGATGCTGTCTGTCTTCAAATCAAAATACCATGGCTATCCCTACAG ccTATCGGATTACGCAGAACATCTAAAAAAGTCAGCGAACGGATATCTGAGTGTATTAGGTTCTGTCCTGTTCAAGTAA